GGTGTGACCGTGAATCAACCACTGTACGCGGTGTTTTTCCATTTCGGCGATAACGGCCTGCGCATTGACATCCATAATATCCAGCGACTTGCTGCTGTTAGCCGCTTTACTGCCAGCGCGCATTCTGGCGGCGATACGGCGACGAATAAACAGCGGCAGGGTAAGAAACAGTCGTTGGATCCCCGGATGGTGAACTTTGGCGCGAAATGCCTGATAACCGACATCGTCGGTACAGAGGGTGTCGCCATGCATAATCAGTACATTGCGGCCATACAGGTCGAGGACTTTTTCCTGCGGCAGTAGCGTCATGCCGCTCTCGCGGGCAAAGCGTTTACCCAGCAAGAAGTCGCGATTGCCATGAATAAAGAAGCAGGGCACGCCAAAATCCACAACCGCTTTGATGGCGGTGGCTATCTCATGATGCAATGGGGTGGGATCGTCATCGCCAATCCAGGCCTCGAAGAGATCGCCAAGAATATACAATGCGTCGGCCTGACGGGCTTCCGTGGCTAAAAAACGCAGAAAACCGGCGACGATCGCCGGTTCTTCCGTTTGCAGATGCAGATCTGCAATAAATAGTGTCGCCACGATTACTCGCTGACGGTCACGTTTTCAATGATCACGTCTTCTTTTGGCACGTCCTGGTGCATACCGCTGCGACCAGTAGCCACGCCTTTGATTTTATCCACGACGTCCATACCTTCAACCACTTCCGCAAAGACACAATAGCCCCAGCCCTGCATGCTTTCGCCAGAGAAGTTCAGGAAGTCGTTGTCAACCACGTTGATGAAGAACTGTGCGGTTGCGGAGTGAGGTGCCTGAGTGCGCGCCATGGCCAGCGTACCACGGGTATTTTTCAGACCGTTATTGGCTTCGTTTTTAATAGCGTCTTTAGTGGCTTTTTGTTTCATGCCCGGCTCAAAACCGCCGCCCTGAATCATAAAACCGTTAATCACACGGTGGAAAATGGTGTTGTTGTAAAAACCTTCGCGACAGTAGTCCAGGAAGTTTTTAACTGTTTCAGGCGCTTTATCATCAAAGGTTTTGATTACGATATCGCCGTGATTAGTGTGGAAAGTAACCATTTTTGCATCCTGTTCCGTTATAGTGGTGCTTCAACTCTCGGAAGAGTCAGATATAGGGGTGTGTTATAGCATAACCGCAAGGTTCGATCACCTCGCAAAGTGTGCTGCTTCCTGCCCGAATTATGGGTATCATACGGACTTTATTACCCA
The Salmonella bongori NCTC 12419 DNA segment above includes these coding regions:
- the ppiB gene encoding peptidylprolyl isomerase B — translated: MVTFHTNHGDIVIKTFDDKAPETVKNFLDYCREGFYNNTIFHRVINGFMIQGGGFEPGMKQKATKDAIKNEANNGLKNTRGTLAMARTQAPHSATAQFFINVVDNDFLNFSGESMQGWGYCVFAEVVEGMDVVDKIKGVATGRSGMHQDVPKEDVIIENVTVSE
- the lpxH gene encoding UDP-2,3-diacylglucosamine diphosphatase, whose amino-acid sequence is MATLFIADLHLQTEEPAIVAGFLRFLATEARQADALYILGDLFEAWIGDDDPTPLHHEIATAIKAVVDFGVPCFFIHGNRDFLLGKRFARESGMTLLPQEKVLDLYGRNVLIMHGDTLCTDDVGYQAFRAKVHHPGIQRLFLTLPLFIRRRIAARMRAGSKAANSSKSLDIMDVNAQAVIAEMEKHRVQWLIHGHTHRPAVHTLFANGQPAFRVVLGAWHHEGSMVKVTPDDVELIPFPF